A stretch of DNA from Candidatus Brocadia sp.:
TCCCGATTGTAAACCCGAACCTCGTCAACCTTGCCGTTCATATGACCATAATTAGAACTTAATGCCCCTATAGCCATATATGATGCAGCAGTATATGGCACTATGGTATTCCCCGCCGGGTGTGTTTGTGTATGCACGAGTTGC
This window harbors:
- a CDS encoding LamG domain-containing protein; this encodes MVPARVSFSNFFVKEQFHLAQSERLYVDGQLVHTQTHPAGNTIVPYTAASYMAIGALSSNYGHMNGKVDEVRVYNRELSAGEVLSLFNI